One window of Candidatus Tokpelaia hoelldoblerii genomic DNA carries:
- a CDS encoding Hypothetical protein (bhsal03400), whose translation MATTPLDWDKLRIFHAAAEAGSFTHAAQTLHLSQSAISRQVSALEQDVGVPLFHRHARGLILTEQGEILRRAAHDVLMKLENVREKLSESREKPVGHLRVTTTFGLGSGWLVERMPEFLSLYPDVQIQLLLDDEELDLAMRHADCAVRLRQPQQPDLIQRRLFTVHMHVYASPDYLKQYGEPEKLEDLDTHRIISFGEPMPHYLAGLNWLEKAGRNDGSLRIPSLQINNIFSIRRAVLHHIGIAVLPDYIIREEDNLVQLFPDLTDIPSFDTYFCYPEALKNSAKLRVFRDFIFSKARSWTF comes from the coding sequence ATGGCAACCACGCCATTGGACTGGGACAAGCTGCGTATTTTTCATGCGGCGGCGGAGGCTGGTTCATTCACACATGCAGCGCAGACGCTGCATCTTTCGCAATCGGCCATTTCGCGGCAGGTGAGCGCGCTGGAACAGGATGTCGGTGTGCCGCTGTTTCACCGCCATGCCCGCGGGCTGATTTTGACCGAGCAGGGAGAAATTCTGCGCCGCGCCGCTCATGATGTATTGATGAAGCTTGAAAATGTGCGGGAAAAGCTGTCGGAAAGCCGTGAAAAGCCGGTTGGCCATTTGCGGGTGACGACAACATTCGGTCTGGGTTCAGGCTGGCTGGTAGAGCGTATGCCTGAATTTTTAAGCCTTTATCCTGATGTGCAGATCCAGCTTCTGCTTGATGATGAAGAACTGGATCTGGCCATGCGCCACGCTGATTGCGCTGTGCGCCTGCGCCAGCCGCAACAGCCCGATCTTATCCAGCGCCGCCTGTTCACCGTGCATATGCACGTTTATGCCTCGCCTGACTATCTGAAACAGTACGGCGAACCGGAAAAGCTTGAAGACCTTGATACGCACCGCATTATTTCGTTTGGTGAGCCGATGCCGCACTATCTTGCCGGTTTGAACTGGCTGGAAAAAGCCGGCCGCAATGATGGTTCGCTGCGGATTCCGTCTTTGCAGATCAATAATATTTTTTCCATCCGCCGCGCGGTGCTGCATCATATCGGCATTGCGGTGCTGCCTGATTATATTATTCGCGAAGAGGATAATCTGGTGCAGCTGTTTCCTGACCTGACAGATATTCCATCCTTTGACACGTATTTCTGCTATCCCGAGGCATTGAAAAATTCGGCAAAATTACGGGTTTTCCGTGATTTTATTTTCAGCAAGGCACGCAGCTGGACATTTTAA
- the rpsA gene encoding 30S ribosomal protein S1 (bhsal03410), protein MSKANPTREDFEALLAESFEKQDLGEGSVVKGRIIAIEKDMAIIDAGLKVEGRVPLKEFGAKGKDGSLKPGDEVEVYVERVENALGEAVLSREKARREESWIRLEEKFNNSERVEGVIFSQVKGGFTVDLDGAVAFLPRSQVDIRPIRDVTPLMNNPQLFEILKMDRRRGNIVVSRRTVLEESRAEQRSEIVQNLEEGQIVEGVVKNITDYGAFVDLGGIDGLLHVTDMAWRRVNHPSEILTIGQTVKVQIIRINQDTHRISLGMKQFESDPWEGISAKYPVGSKITGAVTNITDYGAFVEIEPGIEGLIHVSEMSWTKKNVHPGKILSTSQEVEVVVLEVDPVKRRISLGLKQTLENPWTAFAEKFPVGTVVEGDVKNKTEFGLFIGLEGDVDGMVHLSDLDWNRPGEQVIEEYNKGDTVKAVVLDVDIEKERISLGIKQLGQDKVGEAAASGDLRKGAVVTCEVTAVTDNGLDVKLIDHDLNSFIRRADLSRDRDEQRPERFSVGQKVDARVTTFDKKSRKISVSIKALEIAEEKEAVAQYGSSDSGASLGDILGAALKKQDNE, encoded by the coding sequence ATGTCAAAAGCCAATCCCACTCGCGAGGATTTTGAAGCCCTTCTTGCTGAATCCTTTGAAAAACAGGATCTCGGTGAGGGTTCCGTTGTCAAGGGCCGCATTATCGCCATTGAAAAAGATATGGCCATTATTGATGCCGGCCTGAAAGTTGAAGGCCGCGTGCCGCTCAAGGAATTCGGCGCCAAGGGCAAGGATGGTTCGCTGAAACCCGGTGATGAAGTGGAAGTTTACGTTGAGCGTGTTGAAAATGCGCTGGGCGAAGCTGTCCTGTCGCGCGAAAAAGCCCGCCGTGAAGAAAGCTGGATTCGTCTCGAAGAGAAATTCAATAACAGCGAACGTGTTGAAGGCGTTATCTTCAGCCAGGTCAAAGGCGGCTTCACGGTTGACCTTGACGGCGCTGTCGCCTTCCTGCCGCGCAGCCAGGTTGATATCCGCCCGATCCGTGATGTCACCCCCTTGATGAACAACCCGCAGTTGTTTGAAATCCTGAAAATGGATCGCCGCCGCGGCAATATCGTTGTTTCGCGCCGCACCGTGCTGGAAGAAAGCCGTGCCGAGCAGCGTTCTGAAATCGTTCAGAACCTCGAAGAAGGCCAGATTGTCGAGGGTGTTGTCAAAAACATCACCGATTATGGCGCGTTCGTTGACCTCGGCGGCATTGATGGCCTGCTGCACGTCACTGATATGGCATGGCGCCGTGTCAACCATCCGTCCGAGATTCTGACAATCGGCCAGACCGTCAAGGTGCAGATCATCCGTATCAATCAGGATACCCACCGCATTTCACTCGGCATGAAGCAGTTTGAAAGCGACCCGTGGGAAGGCATCAGCGCCAAATATCCGGTCGGCAGCAAGATCACCGGCGCCGTCACCAACATCACCGACTACGGTGCATTTGTTGAAATCGAGCCGGGCATTGAAGGCCTTATCCACGTTTCAGAAATGAGCTGGACCAAGAAGAATGTCCATCCGGGCAAGATTCTTTCCACCTCGCAAGAAGTGGAAGTGGTTGTGCTGGAAGTTGATCCGGTCAAGCGCCGTATCTCTCTCGGCCTCAAGCAGACCCTTGAAAACCCGTGGACTGCCTTTGCCGAGAAATTCCCGGTCGGCACCGTGGTTGAGGGTGATGTCAAGAACAAGACCGAATTCGGCCTGTTCATCGGCCTCGAAGGTGATGTTGACGGCATGGTTCATCTGTCCGATCTCGACTGGAACCGTCCGGGCGAGCAGGTGATCGAGGAATACAACAAGGGCGATACCGTCAAGGCGGTTGTTCTTGATGTGGACATTGAGAAAGAGCGTATTTCGCTTGGTATCAAGCAGCTCGGCCAGGACAAGGTTGGCGAAGCCGCCGCTTCAGGCGACCTGCGCAAGGGTGCGGTTGTCACCTGTGAAGTTACCGCAGTCACCGACAACGGCCTTGATGTCAAACTGATCGACCATGACCTGAACAGCTTCATCCGCCGTGCGGATCTGTCGCGTGACCGTGACGAGCAGCGCCCTGAGCGTTTCTCGGTCGGCCAGAAGGTTGATGCCCGCGTCACCACCTTTGACAAGAAGTCACGGAAAATCTCCGTTTCGATCAAGGCGCTGGAAATCGCTGAAGAAAAAGAAGCTGTTGCCCAGTACGGTTCGTCCGACAGCGGCGCTTCCCTTGGCGATATTCTGGGTGCAGCCCTCAAGAAGCAGGATAACGAATAA
- the cmk gene encoding Cytidylate kinase (bhsal03420), producing the protein MSRHPFVIAIDGPAASGKGTLARKIATRYGLPCLDTGLTYRAVAHAMLKQKLDMADEAAAVKIAETLDLSALDAAALSAHEIGEAASKVAVLPLLRHALVNAQRRFAANPAGAVLDGRDIGTVVCPDADIKLYIIADVEERAKRRCKEIVARGSAAVYEDILADLQRRDARDMNRTTSPLRPADDALLLNTTKLSIEEAFFAACKLIDAQKS; encoded by the coding sequence ATGAGCAGGCACCCGTTTGTTATCGCCATTGACGGCCCTGCGGCTTCCGGCAAGGGTACATTGGCGCGCAAAATCGCCACCCGTTACGGCCTGCCCTGTCTCGACACCGGCCTGACCTACCGCGCCGTGGCCCACGCCATGCTCAAACAGAAACTTGATATGGCGGATGAGGCAGCAGCAGTGAAAATCGCTGAAACGCTTGACCTGTCCGCACTTGATGCCGCCGCCCTTTCCGCCCATGAGATTGGCGAAGCAGCTTCAAAAGTTGCGGTTCTGCCGCTGTTGCGCCATGCTTTGGTCAATGCCCAGCGCCGTTTTGCCGCCAACCCCGCCGGCGCGGTGCTGGACGGGCGTGATATCGGCACGGTGGTCTGCCCGGATGCGGATATAAAGCTTTATATCATCGCCGATGTCGAGGAACGGGCGAAACGCCGCTGCAAAGAGATTGTCGCCAGGGGCAGTGCCGCGGTTTATGAAGATATTCTTGCCGATTTGCAGCGCCGTGACGCCCGCGACATGAACCGCACAACAAGTCCGTTGCGCCCTGCAGACGATGCCCTCTTGCTCAACACGACAAAATTAAGTATAGAAGAGGCGTTTTTTGCTGCCTGCAAGCTGATTGACGCTCAAAAAAGCTGA
- the aroA gene encoding 3-phosphoshikimate 1-carboxyvinyltransferase (bhsal03430), translating into MTHSASASPLTARRATALQGTLRIPGDKSISHRAFMFGALAEGETRITGLLEGEDVLNTGKALAAMGTHIRKDGDTWILNGAGNGCLLEARQPLDFGNAGTGARLVMGLTGTYDMQTSFTGDASLSRRPMARVLDPLRLMGVQVGAATGDRLPLTLHGPKTANPILYRVPMPSAQVKSAVLLAGLNTPGITTVIEPVMTRDHTEKMLQGFGADLQVETAASGERTIHLAGQGILRGQTIDVPGDPSSAAFPLVAALLVPDSDITIYNVLMNPTRTGLVTTLMEMGADITLLNERTSGGETVADLRVRGSELKGVTVPPERAPSMIDEYPVLSIAAAFAKGKTVMTGLEELRVKESDRLSAVANGLKANNVLHEEGRDSLVVEGRPDGKGLGGGLVTTHLDHRIAMSFLVMGLAAEKPVSVDDGAIITTSFPQFSTLMQQLGADIS; encoded by the coding sequence ATGACACATTCTGCATCTGCCAGTCCCCTGACAGCCCGCCGCGCCACGGCCTTGCAAGGCACATTGCGCATTCCGGGCGACAAGTCCATCTCGCACCGCGCCTTCATGTTCGGCGCGCTGGCGGAAGGGGAAACCCGTATTACCGGCCTGCTTGAGGGCGAGGATGTGCTTAACACCGGCAAGGCTCTTGCCGCCATGGGCACCCATATCCGCAAGGACGGCGACACATGGATTCTCAACGGCGCCGGCAATGGCTGCCTGCTGGAAGCAAGGCAGCCGCTTGATTTCGGCAATGCAGGCACCGGCGCAAGGCTCGTCATGGGCCTCACCGGCACCTATGACATGCAGACATCCTTTACCGGTGACGCTTCCTTAAGCAGGCGGCCGATGGCGCGGGTGCTTGACCCGTTGCGGCTGATGGGGGTGCAGGTGGGGGCGGCAACGGGCGACCGGCTGCCGCTGACATTGCATGGCCCCAAAACCGCCAACCCGATTCTCTATCGCGTCCCTATGCCCTCGGCACAGGTCAAATCCGCTGTGCTGCTTGCCGGCCTCAACACTCCGGGCATCACCACAGTGATTGAACCGGTGATGACGCGCGACCATACGGAAAAAATGCTGCAAGGGTTTGGCGCCGATTTGCAGGTGGAAACCGCTGCCTCCGGTGAGCGCACCATTCACCTAGCCGGCCAGGGCATATTACGCGGCCAGACCATTGACGTGCCGGGCGACCCCTCTTCCGCCGCCTTTCCGCTTGTTGCCGCCCTGCTGGTGCCGGATTCAGATATCACCATCTATAATGTGCTGATGAACCCGACCCGCACCGGCCTTGTCACCACCCTCATGGAAATGGGCGCGGATATCACCCTTCTCAACGAGCGCACCAGCGGCGGTGAAACCGTCGCTGATTTACGGGTGCGCGGTTCTGAACTCAAAGGTGTCACCGTGCCGCCGGAGCGCGCTCCCTCGATGATTGATGAATATCCGGTGCTGAGTATTGCCGCCGCTTTTGCCAAAGGTAAAACCGTCATGACCGGCCTTGAAGAACTGAGGGTGAAGGAATCGGACCGCCTCAGCGCTGTCGCCAATGGCTTGAAAGCCAACAATGTGCTGCATGAGGAAGGGAGAGACAGCCTTGTTGTGGAAGGCCGCCCGGACGGCAAAGGGCTCGGCGGCGGTCTTGTCACCACGCACCTTGACCACCGCATCGCCATGAGCTTCCTTGTCATGGGACTGGCGGCGGAAAAACCGGTAAGCGTGGATGACGGCGCGATTATCACCACCAGCTTTCCGCAGTTTTCCACCCTGATGCAACAGCTGGGAGCGGATATTTCATGA
- a CDS encoding Hypothetical protein (bhsal03440), which yields MAKAELGTKRIDPETGKKFYDLNRDPIVSPYTGISYPRSYFEMPSEHHEEPEESDDGQDLTLEKPDFVSLDDVDEEGKDDLPDLGDDDDDVDLGDDDDAFLPDDDDEDDDVSGIISGGRNPDDDS from the coding sequence GTGGCAAAAGCTGAACTTGGAACCAAACGTATTGACCCGGAAACGGGCAAGAAGTTTTATGATCTCAACCGTGATCCGATTGTATCGCCCTATACCGGCATTTCTTATCCGCGTTCGTATTTCGAGATGCCGAGCGAACACCATGAAGAGCCTGAAGAGAGCGATGACGGGCAGGATCTGACACTGGAAAAGCCGGATTTTGTCTCGCTTGATGATGTCGATGAGGAGGGCAAGGATGATCTGCCCGATCTTGGCGACGATGATGATGATGTTGATCTTGGCGATGATGATGATGCGTTTCTGCCTGATGATGATGACGAGGATGATGATGTCAGCGGCATTATCAGCGGCGGCCGCAACCCGGATGATGATTCATAA
- a CDS encoding TonB-system energizer ExbB type-1 (precursor) (bhsal03450) — protein MRRIHQGRICLFVLFSAVAQGMAFGQTPEGAVAAENRTLPHDLSVWGMFTAADPVVKAVMLVLLAASMLTWIILIAKTIELAMARRKARRAVEIILQAPNLARAVTALEGKGGAGTQLILAAAREVHLSDALLDEAGREGLKERVASVLSRIGQGAGRQMAQGTGILATIGSISPFVGLFGTVWGIMHAFIGISQSKTTNLAVVAPGIAEALLATAIGLVAAIPAVVIYNMFARSVTGYRHVLIDAAAGIERLVSRDLDFRANGKQAAE, from the coding sequence ATGCGCAGAATTCATCAAGGGCGGATCTGTTTGTTTGTGTTGTTCAGTGCGGTTGCCCAAGGCATGGCCTTTGGCCAGACGCCTGAAGGTGCTGTTGCTGCGGAAAACAGGACCCTGCCTCATGACCTGTCGGTCTGGGGAATGTTTACAGCCGCCGATCCGGTGGTGAAGGCGGTGATGCTGGTTCTGCTGGCTGCGTCCATGCTGACATGGATTATCCTGATTGCCAAGACAATTGAACTGGCCATGGCGCGGCGTAAAGCGCGCCGCGCGGTGGAAATTATCCTGCAGGCGCCGAATCTGGCGCGGGCTGTGACAGCGCTGGAAGGGAAGGGCGGCGCGGGCACACAGCTGATACTGGCAGCGGCGCGGGAGGTTCACCTTTCAGATGCGCTGCTGGATGAGGCGGGGCGCGAAGGCTTGAAAGAGCGGGTGGCTTCAGTGCTGTCACGTATCGGGCAGGGCGCTGGACGGCAGATGGCGCAAGGCACAGGCATTTTGGCAACCATCGGTTCTATCTCGCCGTTTGTCGGGCTGTTTGGCACAGTGTGGGGGATTATGCACGCCTTTATCGGCATTTCACAATCGAAGACAACCAATCTTGCCGTGGTTGCGCCCGGCATTGCTGAAGCGCTGCTTGCCACCGCTATCGGTCTGGTGGCGGCGATTCCCGCGGTCGTGATTTATAATATGTTTGCCCGTTCCGTTACCGGTTACCGGCATGTTCTGATTGATGCGGCGGCGGGAATTGAACGGCTTGTCAGCCGTGACCTTGATTTTCGCGCAAATGGCAAACAGGCGGCGGAGTAA
- a CDS encoding TonB system transporter ExbD (bhsal03460), with amino-acid sequence MAAKLGSDNDDLEMNHEINVTPFIDVILVLLIIFMVAAPLATSDIAVQLPSSAAPATPQPDKPVYVSLKPDGALYVGEKPVLPEGLGAELHALTGHKLDSKIFIRADRAVDYGAVMTLLNTLREAGYLKLGLVGLEKVSPAPAR; translated from the coding sequence ATGGCGGCAAAGCTTGGTAGTGATAATGATGATCTGGAGATGAATCATGAGATCAATGTCACGCCGTTTATTGATGTTATCCTTGTCCTGCTGATTATTTTCATGGTGGCGGCACCGCTGGCCACCAGTGATATTGCGGTGCAATTGCCGTCTTCCGCCGCACCGGCCACACCGCAGCCGGACAAACCGGTTTATGTCAGCCTGAAGCCGGATGGCGCGCTGTATGTCGGAGAAAAGCCGGTGTTGCCGGAAGGTTTGGGGGCAGAGCTGCACGCATTGACCGGCCATAAGCTTGACAGTAAAATTTTTATCCGCGCCGACAGGGCGGTTGATTATGGTGCAGTGATGACGCTTCTTAATACCCTGCGTGAGGCTGGCTATCTGAAACTGGGACTGGTCGGGCTGGAAAAGGTTAGTCCTGCCCCGGCCCGGTGA
- the dut gene encoding Deoxyuridine 5'-triphosphate nucleotidohydrolase (bhsal03470): protein MSVLSSPILPVVRLPHAADLPLPVYQTAQAAGFDLLAAIPAGETRILKPGKRTLVPTGLVFELPQGYEAQIRPRSGLALKHGITCLNTPGTIDSDYRGEVQVLLVNLGEEDFAITRGMRIAQTIIASVCQVKITQVTELSQTERGAGGFGSTGRH from the coding sequence ATGTCTGTCTTATCCTCCCCCATCCTGCCCGTTGTGCGCCTGCCCCATGCGGCAGACCTGCCCCTGCCCGTTTATCAAACTGCGCAAGCAGCGGGATTTGACCTGCTCGCGGCAATTCCCGCAGGGGAAACACGGATTCTCAAGCCCGGCAAACGCACCCTTGTGCCGACCGGCCTTGTCTTTGAACTGCCGCAAGGCTATGAAGCGCAAATCCGCCCGCGCTCCGGCCTGGCGCTGAAACACGGCATCACCTGCCTGAACACCCCCGGCACCATTGACAGTGATTATCGCGGGGAAGTACAGGTTTTACTTGTCAATTTAGGCGAGGAAGATTTTGCCATCACCCGTGGCATGCGCATTGCCCAGACCATCATTGCCTCCGTCTGTCAGGTGAAAATCACACAAGTCACAGAGCTGTCACAGACAGAGCGCGGCGCAGGCGGTTTTGGTTCAACCGGCAGACACTAA
- a CDS encoding Rubrerythrin (bhsal03480) — protein MQAPVAAFTGKVSNSELSIKMLHRFFSSSRRPFSSLSEAEILALAISSEEDDEHIYLNYADGLRQQFPDSAKIFETMAEEEQRHRARLIDMYRKRFGEHIPLIRREHVRGFYERKPDWLVRPLGIDHVRQEATRMEEQAARFYRMAAKQTCDAETRKLLGDLAAEESAHEQTAERLQQHYAPQSVQEQEREEQRKQTLLTWIQPGLAGLMDGSVSTLAPIFAAAFATHNTWQTFLIGLSASLGAGISMGFTEAVHDDGKLSGRGSPLKRGLANGIMTTLGGLGHTLPYLIPDFKIATALAFLIVFVELWAIAFIQNRYMDTPFFRATLQVVLGGALVLATGILIGGA, from the coding sequence ATGCAAGCCCCCGTAGCCGCCTTTACTGGAAAGGTTTCAAATAGCGAGTTATCAATCAAAATGCTGCATCGTTTTTTCTCTTCTTCCCGCCGTCCTTTCTCCTCGCTTTCCGAAGCGGAAATTCTGGCGCTTGCCATTTCGTCAGAAGAAGATGACGAACATATCTACCTCAATTACGCGGATGGTCTGCGTCAGCAATTCCCTGATTCAGCCAAAATATTTGAAACCATGGCTGAAGAGGAACAACGCCACCGCGCCCGCCTGATTGATATGTACCGCAAACGTTTTGGCGAACATATCCCGCTCATTCGCCGCGAACATGTGCGCGGTTTTTACGAACGCAAACCCGACTGGCTGGTACGCCCGCTGGGTATTGACCATGTGCGTCAGGAAGCCACGCGGATGGAAGAGCAGGCGGCGCGTTTTTACCGTATGGCCGCCAAACAGACCTGCGACGCTGAAACCCGCAAACTGCTTGGTGATCTGGCGGCGGAAGAAAGCGCGCATGAACAGACAGCAGAACGCCTGCAACAGCATTATGCCCCGCAAAGCGTGCAGGAACAGGAACGTGAGGAACAACGCAAGCAAACCCTGCTGACATGGATTCAGCCCGGCCTAGCCGGTTTGATGGACGGTTCGGTTTCAACCCTTGCGCCGATTTTCGCCGCGGCTTTCGCCACGCACAACACGTGGCAGACGTTTCTTATCGGCCTTTCCGCCTCGCTTGGCGCCGGTATTTCCATGGGTTTTACCGAAGCCGTGCATGATGACGGCAAGCTTTCAGGCCGTGGTTCGCCGCTGAAACGCGGCCTTGCCAACGGCATCATGACAACACTTGGCGGGCTCGGGCACACCCTGCCCTATCTTATTCCCGACTTTAAAATCGCCACGGCACTTGCATTTCTTATTGTGTTTGTTGAATTATGGGCTATCGCGTTTATTCAAAACCGGTATATGGATACGCCATTCTTCCGCGCCACATTGCAGGTGGTGCTGGGCGGGGCGCTGGTTCTCGCAACCGGCATTCTCATCGGTGGCGCCTGA
- a CDS encoding Outer membrane autotransporter (bhsal03490) has translation MNRTYLLGCQSSFYNALGKKARIKFLGSLLAASVFFALPVAAFAAEQGPQVWRDGQEHRFDGDTFRDDGSRMPILRIHGEGTKFIGNNVTIDNRSTDNSYSSGMEVSNGSFELSGKSTITVKSGQAVEMWGPSASGVINGGTTINLLGNTAVGLHVHNQARLELNGAAGNEIVINFEKDLSSPRTTGIEIADRGEVEGRYIRLIGSGTMRNKGVGIAASRNSRVRLDYVTISGITSGVDSNTDSHVELSNVVMDNVDYAVNNAGGQTTIKNGAIRANERGFMMRAGGIVNAHNVRLVSKGKIADIGWMHLGEGNELNVADGSSLVGETGIEFTTAGGDFTLSGASTAEAKNGYAVSAIITSGTVKVDQNSVLTGSEGLYKSDNSDLVMIADNGSKLYGRGTVTGPIGTADITLRNGSSWVIDGNSNATSIVNDNSTIAFSENKFEGDQNGFTSLRVAKDYTGRDSTIIFNAALNTGNADSPHDHLLIEGDAYGTTHVEIRSRGGLGSLTDEDGINLITVNGVAENGAGTFTGGDYRFNGVDVLAGGAYVYTLKHREVNGIDEWNLHSVYEEDIGPVDPSNPGGKPVYNASVPLYEAYPQILRQLNRLPTLQQRVGNRVYMAGETKPIDGLGFWMQVEGSTGHFNSAHSLTGANYDLDAVKTRMGVDFEVMENNNGVVIGGVYSQYGYGRADVSSRYGFGKIKTDAYGAGGTLTWYGNNGFYVDAQAQVQWFDSSIYSRSDNGEKGFDRYLTTGNHGLGYGFSVEGGRRIALSDGWSVTPQAQLVYSHVDFNSFSDSIGVRMTARDGGSLLGRAGAGVEHERNWTSDKGDTRSLKVHGTGDIYHEFLDGSSVSVSGVAFRNRDYRTWAGIGGGVDYSWKNGKYAVYGDVNTRTAFEDFGKSYQVQGTVGFKVKF, from the coding sequence TTGAATAGAACATATTTGCTTGGTTGCCAGAGTAGTTTTTATAATGCTTTAGGAAAGAAAGCCAGAATAAAATTTCTTGGCAGCCTTTTGGCTGCTTCTGTGTTTTTTGCTTTGCCTGTTGCGGCTTTTGCCGCGGAGCAGGGTCCGCAGGTATGGCGTGACGGGCAGGAACACCGCTTTGACGGTGATACGTTCAGAGATGACGGCAGCCGCATGCCGATTCTCAGGATTCACGGTGAGGGGACAAAATTTATCGGTAACAATGTGACGATTGACAACAGGTCCACCGACAATTCCTATTCTTCTGGGATGGAGGTTTCTAACGGTTCTTTTGAACTCTCCGGCAAAAGTACAATCACCGTCAAAAGTGGTCAGGCAGTTGAGATGTGGGGTCCTAGCGCTTCTGGTGTTATCAATGGCGGCACGACGATCAACCTTTTGGGAAACACGGCGGTGGGGCTACATGTACACAACCAAGCCCGTCTTGAATTGAATGGCGCAGCTGGCAACGAGATTGTTATAAATTTTGAAAAAGACCTGTCATCTCCACGCACAACAGGAATTGAGATTGCTGATCGTGGCGAAGTTGAGGGACGCTATATCCGTCTTATTGGCTCGGGTACGATGAGGAATAAAGGGGTGGGCATAGCAGCTAGCAGGAACAGCCGTGTGCGGCTGGATTATGTGACGATTAGCGGCATAACGTCCGGGGTTGATTCCAATACAGACAGCCATGTTGAATTGTCCAACGTGGTGATGGATAATGTTGACTATGCTGTTAATAATGCGGGCGGCCAGACAACCATAAAAAATGGCGCTATCCGCGCCAATGAACGCGGGTTCATGATGAGAGCCGGGGGCATTGTGAACGCCCATAACGTCAGACTTGTTTCCAAAGGAAAGATCGCTGATATAGGGTGGATGCATCTGGGCGAAGGCAATGAGCTGAATGTGGCTGATGGTTCTTCCCTTGTTGGCGAGACCGGCATTGAGTTTACGACGGCTGGCGGTGACTTCACGCTTTCCGGCGCGTCAACGGCGGAAGCAAAAAACGGCTATGCTGTTTCTGCTATCATAACGTCCGGTACTGTTAAAGTGGATCAGAACAGTGTTTTGACTGGCAGCGAAGGGCTTTATAAGTCTGATAATAGCGATCTGGTGATGATTGCCGACAATGGCAGCAAGCTGTATGGCCGAGGCACGGTTACAGGCCCTATCGGTACGGCAGATATCACGTTGCGGAATGGCTCTTCATGGGTGATTGACGGCAACAGTAACGCGACAAGCATTGTCAATGATAACTCTACCATTGCATTCTCCGAGAACAAATTTGAAGGTGACCAGAACGGGTTCACCAGTCTGCGGGTTGCCAAAGATTACACTGGCCGCGATAGCACGATTATTTTCAACGCTGCCCTGAACACCGGCAACGCCGACAGCCCGCACGATCATCTGCTGATCGAGGGCGACGCTTACGGAACAACCCATGTTGAAATCCGCAGCCGTGGCGGCCTTGGCAGCTTAACCGATGAAGATGGCATCAATCTGATTACGGTGAACGGCGTTGCAGAAAATGGCGCGGGCACTTTTACCGGCGGCGACTACCGCTTTAATGGCGTTGATGTTCTTGCCGGCGGGGCGTATGTTTATACGTTGAAGCACCGTGAGGTGAACGGCATTGACGAGTGGAACCTGCATTCGGTTTATGAAGAAGACATCGGGCCGGTTGACCCGTCAAACCCGGGTGGCAAGCCGGTTTATAATGCCAGCGTTCCGCTTTATGAAGCATATCCGCAAATTTTGCGGCAGTTGAACCGTCTGCCAACCTTGCAGCAGCGCGTTGGTAACCGCGTTTATATGGCTGGCGAAACCAAACCGATTGATGGCCTTGGCTTCTGGATGCAGGTTGAAGGATCGACCGGCCATTTCAATTCCGCCCACAGCCTGACCGGTGCGAATTATGACCTTGACGCTGTCAAAACCCGGATGGGCGTTGACTTCGAGGTCATGGAAAACAATAACGGTGTTGTTATCGGCGGTGTTTATAGCCAGTATGGTTATGGCCGGGCTGATGTTTCTTCCCGCTATGGTTTCGGCAAAATCAAGACGGATGCTTATGGCGCTGGCGGTACATTGACCTGGTATGGCAACAATGGCTTTTATGTCGATGCTCAGGCCCAGGTGCAGTGGTTTGACAGCAGTATCTATTCGCGCAGTGATAATGGCGAGAAGGGTTTTGACCGCTATCTGACCACAGGCAACCATGGCTTGGGCTATGGTTTCAGTGTTGAAGGTGGCCGCCGTATCGCGCTTTCGGATGGGTGGAGCGTTACGCCGCAGGCGCAGCTTGTCTACAGCCATGTTGATTTTAACAGTTTCAGCGATTCCATCGGCGTGCGTATGACCGCTCGTGATGGCGGCAGCCTGCTTGGCCGTGCCGGTGCGGGCGTTGAGCATGAGCGTAACTGGACATCTGACAAGGGTGACACGCGTTCGCTGAAGGTTCATGGGACGGGCGATATCTACCATGAGTTTTTGGATGGTTCATCTGTTTCTGTTTCCGGTGTTGCGTTCCGCAACAGGGATTACCGGACATGGGCGGGCATTGGCGGCGGTGTGGATTACAGCTGGAAGAATGGCAAATACGCTGTTTACGGCGACGTGAACACACGCACAGCGTTTGAAGACTTCGGCAAGAGCTATCAGGTGCAAGGCACTGTTGGCTTCAAGGTGAAGTTCTGA